The uncultured Ilyobacter sp. genome has a segment encoding these proteins:
- a CDS encoding substrate-binding domain-containing protein: MGIPGYPVSAFISAETFLKPLIENYLLQKKQNRSKIKAVLSRAIPSSLKHREIVRVTLGFIDDKLIATPLSRGAGVSMSLVKADALLEIPRNYEGYQKSEEVEVSLLRPLEEIGEYLISIGSHDIVMDLIADEVNLSSTHTGSMGGVTALKRGQTHIAPVHILNEQNGVYNEFLLDKYFDDETVLIRGVEREQGLIVPKDNPKNIFGISDLLKENITFINRQRGAGTRILLDYLLKKSGISSSEITGYEREATTHMACATAVKSGSADVALGIKAAAQVMDLDFLPITFENYDFLVKKETLSDERMKSFLNFIRSQRFKEKIRDLGGYNAGETGKLIFKGEIS, translated from the coding sequence TTGGGAATTCCAGGATATCCAGTATCTGCCTTTATATCTGCAGAAACTTTTTTAAAACCACTGATTGAAAATTATCTTCTACAGAAAAAGCAAAATAGATCTAAAATAAAGGCTGTTTTATCAAGGGCCATTCCGTCATCTTTAAAGCATAGGGAGATTGTAAGAGTCACTCTAGGGTTTATAGATGACAAGCTGATAGCAACACCTCTTTCTCGAGGAGCCGGTGTCAGCATGAGTCTTGTAAAAGCCGATGCATTACTTGAAATACCTAGAAATTATGAGGGGTATCAAAAAAGTGAGGAGGTGGAAGTAAGTCTTTTGAGACCACTTGAGGAAATAGGAGAGTACTTGATTTCCATAGGAAGTCATGACATTGTAATGGATCTTATCGCTGACGAAGTCAATCTATCCTCTACACACACAGGGAGTATGGGTGGAGTAACCGCCTTGAAAAGAGGTCAGACCCACATTGCACCGGTCCATATATTAAATGAACAAAACGGTGTTTATAATGAATTTCTGTTAGATAAATATTTTGACGATGAGACAGTCCTGATAAGGGGAGTAGAGAGGGAGCAGGGGCTCATTGTTCCTAAGGATAACCCTAAAAATATATTTGGAATATCAGATTTGTTAAAAGAAAATATAACCTTTATTAATAGGCAGCGGGGAGCGGGGACACGAATACTTTTGGACTATTTGTTGAAAAAAAGTGGGATAAGCAGCAGTGAAATAACTGGTTATGAGAGAGAAGCTACTACTCATATGGCCTGTGCTACTGCGGTTAAAAGTGGTTCGGCTGATGTGGCACTTGGCATAAAGGCTGCCGCCCAGGTAATGGATTTGGATTTTCTTCCAATAACCTTTGAGAATTATGATTTTTTAGTAAAAAAAGAAACTCTTTCAGATGAGAGAATGAAAAGTTTTTTAAATTTTATAAGATCTCAAAGGTTTAAAGAAAAAATAAGAGATTTAGGTGGGTATAATGCAGGAGAAACTGGAAAACTGATTTTTAAAGGAGAGATTTCATGA
- a CDS encoding MOSC domain-containing protein: MRKDKIIGRVKAINISSTKGVVKNPVKEGYFRIDHGLEGDAHAGNWHRQVSLLASESADKVRAAGLDIEDGKFAENITTEGIELYTLPVGTKLKIGESLQEVTQIGKECHTGCAIKQAVGECVMPKEGIFTKVIVSGLVKPGDGIEVL; the protein is encoded by the coding sequence ATGAGAAAAGATAAAATAATAGGAAGAGTAAAGGCTATCAATATAAGCAGTACAAAGGGTGTTGTTAAAAATCCAGTGAAAGAGGGTTATTTTAGAATAGACCACGGTCTTGAGGGGGATGCCCATGCTGGAAACTGGCACAGACAGGTGAGCTTGCTCGCAAGTGAAAGTGCCGACAAAGTTAGAGCCGCAGGACTAGATATAGAGGATGGAAAATTTGCCGAGAATATAACCACAGAGGGGATAGAGCTGTATACTTTACCTGTGGGAACCAAACTGAAGATAGGTGAATCACTGCAGGAAGTGACGCAGATAGGAAAAGAGTGTCACACGGGATGTGCCATAAAACAAGCTGTAGGTGAGTGTGTGATGCCAAAGGAAGGTATATTTACCAAGGTTATTGTAAGTGGTTTGGTGAAGCCTGGAGACGGTATAGAGGTTTTGTAA
- the moaA gene encoding GTP 3',8-cyclase MoaA produces MRDLHGRVIDYLRISLTENCNLRCIYCKPDECIEARRDPMTKREVVSMVKALAELGVKKVRFTGGEPLLRKDITEIIFEVSKIGGIDDIALTTNGIFLAEKAKELKKAGLMRVNVSLDTLEEDKYSKLTGGDLKRVLQGIDKAKDEGLYPIKLNVVLMKNYNKEEIANFVKITVEKKIDVRFIELMPMGSSVSWIEKEYLSSQEVLKRCPRLQMVEKDYASSPSILYKLPEGKGRVGIINTISNKFCDSCNRVRITSSGKLKLCLHSNKEIDLLGALRKGENLQELLKKNILDKPEKHHLDEKQYIDKDMYKIGG; encoded by the coding sequence ATGAGGGATTTACATGGAAGGGTTATAGATTATTTAAGAATTTCTCTCACTGAAAACTGTAATCTGAGATGCATTTACTGTAAACCTGACGAGTGTATAGAGGCTAGAAGAGACCCTATGACCAAAAGAGAAGTTGTATCTATGGTGAAGGCGCTGGCAGAACTTGGAGTGAAAAAGGTCCGTTTCACAGGGGGGGAGCCCCTTTTAAGGAAGGATATAACCGAAATTATTTTTGAAGTTTCAAAAATAGGAGGAATTGATGATATTGCCCTGACTACAAATGGAATTTTTCTCGCTGAAAAGGCTAAGGAACTAAAAAAAGCTGGACTTATGAGGGTTAATGTAAGCCTAGATACCCTGGAGGAAGATAAGTATAGTAAACTTACTGGCGGGGATCTAAAAAGGGTTTTGCAAGGGATAGATAAGGCTAAAGATGAGGGACTTTATCCCATAAAATTGAATGTAGTTCTTATGAAAAATTATAATAAGGAAGAGATAGCAAATTTTGTAAAGATAACAGTGGAAAAAAAGATAGATGTGAGGTTCATAGAACTCATGCCCATGGGAAGTTCCGTTAGTTGGATTGAAAAAGAGTATCTTTCTTCACAAGAGGTACTAAAGAGATGTCCTAGACTTCAAATGGTGGAAAAGGATTATGCATCATCCCCTTCAATATTATACAAACTACCTGAAGGAAAAGGGAGAGTCGGAATTATAAATACTATTTCTAATAAATTCTGTGACTCATGCAACAGAGTCAGAATAACCTCCTCTGGAAAATTGAAATTGTGTCTTCATTCAAATAAAGAGATAGATCTATTGGGTGCTCTTAGAAAAGGTGAGAATTTACAGGAGCTGCTAAAAAAAAATATACTAGATAAACCTGAGAAACATCATTTGGACGAAAAACAATATATTGATAAAGATATGTATAAAATTGGAGGATGA
- the moaC gene encoding cyclic pyranopterin monophosphate synthase MoaC, which produces MDLTHFNDKGRARMVDVGDKSQTDRVAVARGYILMAEKTIETVKNGGIKKGDVLSVAQVGGIMGAKKTWDLIPMCHNILIDGADINFTVDTDRIWVEAKVRTTGKTGIEMEALTAVSVACLTIYDMCKAIDKKMIIGDIKLIRKTGGKSDFALGGE; this is translated from the coding sequence ATGGACTTAACACACTTTAATGACAAAGGCAGAGCTCGTATGGTGGATGTTGGGGATAAATCTCAGACCGATAGAGTCGCAGTAGCTAGGGGATATATCCTGATGGCTGAAAAAACTATAGAAACTGTAAAAAATGGCGGAATTAAAAAGGGAGATGTACTCTCAGTGGCACAGGTAGGGGGAATAATGGGAGCAAAAAAAACCTGGGACCTTATACCTATGTGCCATAATATTTTGATAGACGGTGCAGATATAAATTTTACAGTTGATACAGACAGAATATGGGTAGAGGCAAAAGTTAGAACAACTGGTAAGACTGGCATAGAGATGGAGGCTCTCACGGCAGTTTCTGTGGCCTGTTTGACTATATATGATATGTGCAAGGCGATAGATAAAAAAATGATAATAGGGGATATTAAATTAATTAGGAAGACAGGTGGAAAATCAGACTTTGCATTGGGAGGAGAATAA
- the nagB gene encoding glucosamine-6-phosphate deaminase, translating to MRLLITDKMSEWTALYIASKINDYSDDGKNFVLGLPTGGTPLRMYKELIKLHKKGRVSFKNVVTFNMDEYINIPKDHPRSYHAFMYNNFFKHIDIPSENINILDGNALDLVRECEEYEEKIEKYGGVDLFVGGVGEDGHIAFNEPGSSLTSRTRVKTLAQETLKSNSRFFDNDISKVPKKALTVGVGTILDSKEVLIMVEGENKSKALQKAIEGSINHMWTITAIQLHKKGMIVCDEASTMELKVKTVKYFKELEKEKLDIEKFSG from the coding sequence ATGAGGCTTTTAATTACAGATAAAATGAGTGAGTGGACAGCTCTATATATAGCATCCAAAATAAATGATTATTCAGATGATGGCAAGAATTTTGTACTGGGACTGCCAACAGGGGGAACGCCTCTTAGAATGTATAAGGAGCTTATAAAACTGCATAAAAAAGGCAGAGTATCCTTCAAAAACGTAGTTACTTTTAATATGGATGAGTATATTAACATTCCTAAAGATCACCCTCGGAGCTATCATGCCTTCATGTATAATAATTTCTTTAAACATATCGACATCCCCAGCGAAAACATAAATATTTTGGATGGGAATGCCCTAGACCTTGTGAGGGAGTGTGAAGAGTATGAGGAAAAAATTGAAAAATATGGTGGGGTTGATCTATTTGTAGGAGGAGTAGGAGAGGACGGGCATATAGCATTTAATGAACCAGGTTCTTCGCTGACTTCGAGAACAAGAGTAAAAACCTTGGCTCAAGAAACATTGAAGTCAAATTCCAGATTTTTTGATAATGATATATCAAAAGTCCCTAAAAAAGCTCTTACTGTGGGAGTAGGGACAATCTTAGATTCAAAAGAGGTCCTGATAATGGTAGAAGGAGAGAATAAGTCAAAAGCTCTTCAAAAGGCTATAGAGGGGAGCATTAACCATATGTGGACAATTACAGCAATCCAACTGCATAAAAAAGGAATGATAGTTTGTGATGAAGCTTCTACGATGGAGCTGAAGGTAAAAACTGTAAAATATTTCAAAGAGCTTGAAAAGGAAAAATTAGACATAGAAAAATTTTCTGGATAA